A region of Anolis sagrei isolate rAnoSag1 chromosome 2, rAnoSag1.mat, whole genome shotgun sequence DNA encodes the following proteins:
- the LOC132765661 gene encoding C-type lectin domain family 2 member B-like, which translates to MVEIHEWKEEWQAGCPLDSLEKEGRIMNGNIKIEESFSMEEDSKDGSAWTSSLCLRIKKASSAHYRALLCVMVGSVILNLILIALAVRRDKREEALFILLGDRCPSGWIEFQRKCYYFSEEEGNWASSSLYCSSHNASLAVIDSQEEMNFLLRYKSPPDHWIGLQRDNPEQLWRWINGTIFHEWTTVQGRGRCAYMNHEAIASSSCSREEHWICSKPSESCQCVTA; encoded by the exons ATGGTTGAAATCcatgaatggaaagaagagtggcAGGCTGGTTGTCCTTTGGATTCACTTGAGAAAGAAGGCAGAATCATGAATGGAAACATCAAAATAGAAGAATCTTTTTCAATGGAAGAAGACTCTAAAGATG GGTCTGCCTGGACCAGCTCTTTGTGCCTCAGGATTAAAAAGGCATCCAGTGCACATTACAGAGCACTTTTGTGTGTTATGGTTGGGAGCGTGATTCTTAATCTCATTCTCATTGCATTAGCTG TGCGAAGAGATAAAAGAGAAGAAGCTCTTTTTATCTTGCTTGGTGATCGTTGTCCGAGTGGCTGGATTGAGTTCCAAAGAAAATGCTACTACTTTTCAGAGGAAGAAGGAAACTGGGCATCGAGTAGTCTCTATTGTTCCTCTCACAATGCCTCTCTGGCTGTGATTGATTCCCAAGAAGAAATG aATTTTCTCCTACGTTACAAAAGTCCTCCTGACCATTGGATTGGTTTGCAAAGGGATAATCCAGAGCAGCTTTGGAGATGGATCAATGGTACCATTTTCCATGAATG GACTACAGTTCAGGGAAGAGGAAGATGTGCATATATGAACCACGAAGCTATCGCCAGCTCCAGCTGCTCAAGAGAAGAGCACTGGATCTGCAGCAAACCATCTGAGAGCTGTCAGTGTGTCACCGCCTGA
- the LOC132765176 gene encoding C-type lectin domain family 2 member B-like: MVETQERKEGWQSRCALDPHAKENAIMAESIEIEDSHLKGKDSKHGSAWKNSLCLRSKKGSNEKCRPILSMTLGSLIIILIISIIVLFVKRCETCPAPAPLLPCDLCPNGWIGFQRKCYYFSEAEGNWTSSSLHCSSHNASLAVIDSQEEMRFLLRFKSPPDHWIGLRRDNPQLPWRWINGTIFHKWLTVYGGGRCAYMISDAIASSSCSREEHWICSKPVESWDCVTV, translated from the exons ATGGTTGAAActcaggaaagaaaagaaggatggcaATCCAGATGTGCCTTGGATCCACATGCAAAAGAAAATGCAATAATGGCGGAAAGCATCGAAATAGAAGACTCTCATTTGAAGGGAAAGGACTCTAAACATG GGTCTGCCTGGAAAAACTCTTTATGCCTCAGAAGTAAAAAGGGTTCCAATGAAAAATGCAGACCAATTTTGAGCATGACACTTGGGAGCCTGATTATCATTCTCATAATTTCCATCATTGTATTATTTG TGAAAAGAtgtgaaacatgcccagctcctgctCCTCTCCTCCCGTGTGATCTCTGTCCAAATGGCTGGATTGGGTTCCAGAGGAAATGTTACTACTTTTCAGAGGCTGAAGGAAACTGGACATCTAGTAGCCTCCACTGTTCTTCTCACAATGCCTCTCTGGCTGTGATCGATTCACAAGAAGAGATG CGTTTCCTTTTACGTTTCAAAAGCCCTCCCGACCACTGGATTGGTCTCCGAAGAGATAATCCACAGCTGCCCTGGAGATGGATCAATGGTACCATTTTCCACAAATG GCTTACAGTTTATGGTGGAGGAAGATGTGCATATATGATATCTGATGCTATCGCCAGCTCTAGTTGCTCAAGAGAAGAACACTGGATCTGCAGCAAACCAGTTGAGAGCTGGGATTGTGTCACTGTCTGA